In Danio aesculapii chromosome 17, fDanAes4.1, whole genome shotgun sequence, the sequence aaacttactatgtatgtgggactcttattttgaaaataggAGATGCTGCAAAGTCAAAGCCAGCCACACCAGTTAGTTTTATGTGTTATGAAGCAACAGCTCTTTAGAGCTCTACAGAATACAAAaggcaggatatacagattaaaaattAATTCAGTGCCACCCTAAAAATGTCATAAGACTGCAGGGTGTTTTGTTTAATGTGCATTTAAGCGTTGTGTCTTATCACTCAACACTGAGATcaaagcagagctcattaatattcacaaccattCCAAATATGATCAATAAGGACCTTCtgattttagttttaaataataaataagcatatGAAACCATTTATGGAGCATTTTTTAGCTTACCCCACACAAAtgcctactatgtagatatcagagcacaatttaacttattgaatcagtgcagtatatggcaccttcaATTTTCTAAATCTCCACCATCAGGAAACTTGCACTGAAACATCACCCGGATAAAAACCCCAACAACCCGGAAGCGGCAGAGAAGTTTAAAGAGATCAACAATGCCAACAGCATCCTCAATGATGAGACTAAACGTCAGATCTATGATGAGTACGGCTCCATGGGCCTTTACATCGCAGATCAGTTCGGAGAGGACAGCGTTAAATATTACTTCCTCATGTCCAAGTGCTGGTTTAAGGTCAGTCGTGTGTATGTGTCCATGCATTAGTttattctagttatttttaataagttttaattCTTGCCAAAGAGcatttgtttaattaaacatGCACCAACATTTGagactttttatatatttttacaattgataagaaatattttgaaatgtcatttatttctgtcatTCAAATCTGAATTTTCTATAGTTAACAACAATGAAGAGACATTTTAGCGTAGTTTTTATGTTGTAAACAACATGTAGtcttatttttattcatcaaCAATATTGCATTATAAATGTAGTTATAGTTATCGTCACATGCCCAGCATTTTCACAGCGACTCATTTTCGTCATGTGATAAATGTTCCTTGATGAAGATATTTTGTCACAGTTATCGTTGATGAAAGCAACactaatagtgagtaaattttttctgaactatccctttaatgcatgggtgcccaaactcgatcctggaagGCCCTGCGGTAAAATGCACCCGCTTCATAGACTTTCATTAGCATTCTCagtctacattttaaaaaaatcaaaggccataattgattaatatgaaatatgattattattgtgaTGGATAAAGCAAGAACAAGAagtgaaacacattttaaaacgcactaggtttacaaataaatgtaaaataaattggcataaataaaaaaaaatagatggtAAATTCAAATGTGTGCTGTTCACGCACAGCAGAagttactggtaatgttacaacttctgcTTCTGCAttgttcacacatgatctcttTCTGGAAGTTTACCAGTCATTTTCAGGACAAGTTTGTATGTGTGAAAATGGCTAATGTTGAATAAAAGAattaatttcagtgtgtaaaacgCCTAATAAAGCCCAAACCTACAGTAagatgcacacaaaaaaaatgagaTTTGCTGTTTGTAAGAACTGCATATAATAAGtgagcaataccggtcttttcatgagctgcattattagtttaatcttagtcagtgcaagcccttttgcgatggtgttcGTGGTGTCaacttttacatatagctgcacggctgacatcatctggcgattaaatgaaggattaaacaaacCTCTCGTGCTtgaaatgtgtagatgtggcaaacagttacctgaaaacccTATCCCATTGACTTTACAGTcaatgttttagttattttcatagcggacttgaagccaatggaagtcttttatccactcttcgaaaaatgtagatggtggattaacattcaccacatgatcagtaatcagatgtgccattatttgtagctttaggtggtttctaaaacaaaatctgtcagtgttgttttcattctctcaacttcagcgctttacattttctcggttgtagctcctgtcatctgaaggcaggagGTGTAGtagactgagtgattgacagttgattttaaccaatccattcacgttcagttctagagcagtgggccaataataagagttcgattcccgcctcgaggtcctatgccgatctttcccctctctctgctccccacactttcctgtcagttctctctACTGTTCTGtccaaataaaggtaaaaaacccttaaaaaaaataataataaaaaacaaaaactgcttttattctagccaaaataaaacaaatcagactttctccagttGACAAAAtcttataggaaatactgtgaaaaattccttgctctgttaaacatcatttgggaaatatttgaagaagaaaaaatattcacagaagggcgaaaaataaaaaacagcagtaaaaaaattaaaggtgTTAATCTGTATTAATCCTGATTGTTGTATGTGTCTCGTGTCAGACTCTTCTCTGTATAGGGACGATCTTttcgtgctgctgctgctgttgctgctgctgtttcTGCTGTGGGAAATGTGGCGCTTCAGAGCCTCCAGATGATTTCCAGTATGTGGATCCAGATGAGCTAGCGGAGGAGGAAGAGCGCAGCAGAGGTGTGTTTCCAGATCTATAAACAGCATATCTCTGATTCTGCCCTTTGTTTAagaaaatcaagttttttttgtaatttacagcTAATGAAACTGTAATAATAGGACAGCCAATTCCCTCTCCGGCTCCAGCTGCAGATTCAGGTgaacatacatttatttttcttccatCAGATGcacttttaaagtgtttttatgtgtttgttggACAATCATATTTGTTAAACGATCATATACTCAccaggaaaaaaattataatttaccttaaaaatccttatttaccttatttaatttatgtattcattggtttgtggtttttaattgcatatttgctatttaaatgtttttgtcatgAAAACACCtgttgttgctgacatggcatcaaataaaaatatatgatatattatgaactatcataattttttttaacattttttttaatttgaagttaaataaaaattttgtcatcattttctcgtcctttacttgttccaaacctgtttgagatcttttcttctattgaacacatgaGACAAAATTTtgtaagaaagctgaaaaactgcattttatcTTCCTGTTACTTACTTGAGATATATTTGATatcggcgatgcagtggcgcagtaggtagtgctgtcgcctcacagcaagaaggtcgctggttcgagcctcggctcgtcagttggcgtttctgtgtgaagtttgcatgttctccctgccttcgcgtgggtttccttcgggtgctctgctttcccccacagtccaaagacatgcggcacaggtgaattgggaagactaaattgtccctagtgtatgagtgtgagtgagtgtgtatggatatttcccagagatgggttgcggctggaagggcatccgctgtgaaaacatgtgctggataagttcattccgctgtggcgaccccttattaataaagggactaagccgaaaagaaaatgaatgaatgaatatttgatatCTGTGAGAAGATGTTACtgtagaaatgtgtataatgaaAATAAGTTTTGTCCACATTAAACTGTGAAATGTGGCATACGGTTGTTGTTcttttaaagttatattttgtttactatatttgtaaggttaaaaataaaatacaaaaaaatctaatgagATCAGGTGCTTTTCTCAAATATTCAAGTATgaatattatgtattttataagcCCTTTTGTACATTTTCTGGAATAACTATCTTTATAAAAaactttataatataaatatgttttgtcaTACTGCCCAGATTTATCTATACCTGTTTAATTTTTGTCTCAGAATTGTTTGCATAcagtatttaaagtttttttggaactattaattcaattcaattcaattcacctttatttgtatagcgcttttacaatgtagattgtgtcaaagcagcttcacatagaagatcatagtaaattggaacagtgtagattaatttgtagtgtttaagttcagttcagtccaACTCTTTTAAATCTAAGATTTTGTTGTCCTTTAGGGtgacaacttaatttatttaaaaaatattactacaatcttcaaataaaataaatagcagtATATGAAGATAAGTGTGACAAAATGTGACTTTTAaagggatttatttatttattttttccaacgCTTGATTTGTACTATAAGCATCACAGTTATATTGACTTgtagtttcattcatttattttccttcggcttagtttattcgtttattcatcaggagtcaccacagcggaatgaatcccCAACTATTCTgtattatgttttacacagcgaatacctttccagccgcaacccagtactgggaaacacccatatacgctcattcacacactacgaacaatttagttttttcaattcacctacagaatAGTGCATGTCtctgggctgtgggggaaaccggagcacccagtggaaacccacaccaacatggggagaacatgcaaactccacaaagataTGTCAACTGAGAttcaaaccagcagccttcttgctgtgaggtgacagagccaccgtgccgcaGGACTTGTAATCTAtttacacaaattaaaaatgtaatgctttACATTACTGCATTCTCAGAAAATGTCATTAGAATACAGGAACACATTATACCCAACTGTGGTCATAATGTAGATTAatttgacaataaataaaaactcaactAAATGCAAGGGGTgggaaaaaatgtggaaaaataatactatatatatatatatatatatatatatataaatatatatatatatatatatatatatatatatatatatatatatatatatatatatatatatgcaatttattaaaagatttttggtctttaaaggggacctattatgcaaagatCATTTTTATATGGGGTTTAAGCACAGTTGCGTGGCGGCactctgtgaatataaccagctcctAATTGTATAgatgtattaattctattttatataatcgcacttaataaaaacagtctgcagaaactctTAGATTGACATTCTCAtgcgtgtcatcagagggggaaagccccgcccattagtgaggatatctccctcattagcatagaaggttagacttgtttttgaatctgtcactatgctgacacacaggcattagTAGCCccgcccttttttgaaaagagcacaatctcatttgaatttaaagcgacagtcaccaaaacgccacaatcaACGATCAACGCCTGAAAGGGTCTGTTTCAAAGAGTTGAAGAtgacatgcatttttatttattctatttttattttctacatatTTTATTGCACAGGTGTAGTTTTTATTGGTTTTGATAtggattttatttttgtgttgttcaGCAGGTCACACTGTGATTGTGGGAATGCCTATTCCTCTATCAGGTGAATATGTCACCATCGCCATTGACATTTCATAATCTAAGACCCGATTTTTGCTgtgaaatattcatattttatgtgTTTGTCCAGCAGATGGAGACACTGCTATCCTGATCCCTCCAGACACACACGTGGACATCACAAAGGAGtagagcaaacaaacacacaccaaccCGAAGACTGATTCGTTTGTATTACACACAGTGCCTGTGCAGTTTGTGTGGCTTGTTTTATCTCCACACATcatgctgtttttgtttacatcattTTATAATTGCCTTCTGTTTGCTTGAATGTATGTCTTAATGTAGAGCAACTTCATTTCCAAAAGCTTCTTCAGATGCATCTTTTCAAATGACCTCCAGTGCACAGACGAACATATATATGATATTAAACAACATCCAATATTGTGATCGAATAAATTCAGGGATGTGCTGTTTTTATAACATCACCATGTTTATTGATCTTTGACTGTACATCATGTACTGTAAAT encodes:
- the dnajc5gb gene encoding dnaJ (Hsp40) homolog, subfamily C, member 5 gamma b isoform X2 — encoded protein: MTETSRPQRKLSRAGESLYQTLGLQKGATSEDIKKAYRKLALKHHPDKNPNNPEAAEKFKEINNANSILNDETKRQIYDEYGSMGLYIADQFGEDSVKYYFLMSKCWFKTLLCIGTIFSCCCCCCCCCFCCGKCGASEPPDDFQYVDPDELAEEEERSRANETVIIGQPIPSPAPAADSGHTVIVGMPIPLSADGDTAILIPPDTHVDITKE
- the dnajc5gb gene encoding dnaJ (Hsp40) homolog, subfamily C, member 5 gamma b isoform X4, with amino-acid sequence MTETSRPQRKLSRAGESLYQTLGLQKGATSEDIKKAYRKLALKHHPDKNPNNPEAAEKFKEINNANSILNDETKRQIYDEYGSMGLYIADQFGEDSVKYYFLMSKCWFKTLLCIGTIFSCCCCCCCCCFCCGKCGASEPPDDFQYVDPDELAEEEERSRANETVIIGQPIPSPAPAADSGHTVIVGMPIPLSDGDTAILIPPDTHVDITKE
- the dnajc5gb gene encoding dnaJ (Hsp40) homolog, subfamily C, member 5 gamma b isoform X1; translation: MTETSRPQRKLSRAGESLYQTLGLQKGATSEDIKKAYRKLALKHHPDKNPNNPEAAEKFKEINNANSILNDETKRQIYDEYGSMGLYIADQFGEDSVKYYFLMSKCWFKTLLCIGTIFSCCCCCCCCCFCCGKCGASEPPDDFQYVDPDELAEEEERSRANETVIIGQPIPSPAPAADSAGHTVIVGMPIPLSADGDTAILIPPDTHVDITKE
- the dnajc5gb gene encoding dnaJ (Hsp40) homolog, subfamily C, member 5 gamma b isoform X3 — encoded protein: MTETSRPQRKLSRAGESLYQTLGLQKGATSEDIKKAYRKLALKHHPDKNPNNPEAAEKFKEINNANSILNDETKRQIYDEYGSMGLYIADQFGEDSVKYYFLMSKCWFKTLLCIGTIFSCCCCCCCCCFCCGKCGASEPPDDFQYVDPDELAEEEERSRANETVIIGQPIPSPAPAADSAGHTVIVGMPIPLSDGDTAILIPPDTHVDITKE